CCAACGTAACCTAAGCCGATGATTCCCACATGGGCTTGTCGGGTGATTAATCGGTCCAGGAGAGTGGAACAGGCCGGATGGATCATATTTGCTGAATTAACCTGGATTTCGTCTTTGGCAATAGAAATCTCTTTGCATTCCCTAAGGCTTTTTCAGTAAACTAAGGATAAGAATATTATTCCCTTTGCATATTTTAGTGCTCAAATGGAGAGCCGCACATGGCCGTGAGCAGCGGTTTCAAACAGCAGTGCCCCAGTTGTGAGGCGTCAGTTCCCATCAAGGACGACTCGCTGGTTGGCAAAAAAATTGATTGTCCTAAATGCAAGTATCGGTTCGTAGTCGAGCAACCGGCTGCTTCTCCAAGCGACGACGAAGAAGAGAAAACCGAGAAGAAAGCAGCTCCCGTCAAGAATTCCAGCAAGGGTAAACCCCTCCCCCGTCGCGATGAAGACGAGGAAGAGGGAGGAGAAGCGAAGCCCGCGAAGAAAAAAGCCGGTTCGAACAATATGATGTTGGTCGGCGGCGGCCTCGGAGGTTTAGCTGTTATTCTGCTTATCGGCGCCTACGCCATGGGAATGTTCGGCGGCGAAGATAAACCGGTTGCGAGCAATAAGACCTCTACGAGTACACCGCCCCCCAGACCCGCTGTAACGCCCAGTTCGAACCCCTCGAATGAACAGCCTCCGGCTACAGAAACTCCTGCGGCTCCGACCGAACCGCCTGCGAATTCCACACCGACCGCTCAATCGGATCCCTCCGTTCCGGCTTCTTCAGGCGGCGATCCTACAAATCTGTTACCTAATGAAACTCAATTCGTGTTCCATCTGAACATGAACAAGTTTTATGGTAGCCCGATCGGCAATCGGCTTTTTGCTTCCGAGACCAAGACTAAGGACTTCGTCTATCAGAATTTGGGGATCCCGGCAGACAAGATCAAGGAAGTCGTCGTCGGTGCACACACCATCGAAGGATGGAGCTTTACCGTCGTCCGAAGCTCGACTCCGTTCGATCCGGTGAAGGTCCGAAATTCTCTCGGTCTCGCTCCCGGTCATTCCTCCGTTCGAAATTACAAGTACAGCCTGATTAAGTACAATCCGCTCATCGAAACGCTGGCGGCCTATGTTCAGGACATTGTCAACGATAATCTGGGCGACTCCGATCTCAAATTGTTCCATGGGCTTCCCGATCGCAAGATCGCCGCTTTCCTCGTGGACACCTCAACCTTAGTGGTCGGCGATGAATCGGTTGTCACGAAGTTTCTCAAGGATGATCTGAAACCTTCGACCAAATCGACTTTAAGCACCGGCGCTCTTTCCGATTCCAATGCTCCGGCTGGGGATGATTCCGAAGGTTCTGGTCGCGGTGGCAAAGGCGGTGGCGCTCCTCAGGGTCCCGGTAGCGGAGGCCCAACGCCACCTCCAGGACCCGGAAGTGGAGGTCCGACCGCACCTCCAGGACCGAAGTCATTTCCTGGTCCAGGAGGCCCGGGCGGACCTGGCGGGCCCGGTGGTAGAGGGGGAAACAACGTTCAGAATTACACAAACAATTCCAGCTATTTGACGATTTCTCCCACGCTGAAATTGATGATGAATCGATTGGAAGATTCCCCCACCGGAGTCGTGGCCAGTTGTGCCTTCTCTCTGCCGGATCTCTCCGGCCTGGGTGGAGCGGCCATGGGCGTGGTGAAGAATCAATTCTTACCAGGCAGTGATTCCGACCTCGTGAAGAAAAGCACCCCCGTCTTTGGATTCGTTCTGAAGGAGATTGATCAAAAACGGGCGGCTTTAAGCGTATTGCTGGAACAGAATGTCAAAGATGATGTCGCTCAGAAAATTGCGGCGGCGGGTAATCAATTTCTCAAACCGCTGATCGCCGCTTTGATCGAATCAGAATTCAACATTAAAGTGAAGCAAAATGGCGGCGGCCGCGGCCCAGGCGGCTTCCCCAACGGTCCCGGTGTGCCGGGTGGCCCGGGCGGCCCCGGAGGTCCGGGCGGTCCTGGCCGACCGGGTCAAGGCGGTCCTGGAAGTAATGCGCAATCCTATTCAAATCCGGATCAGGGTCAGGGTCCGGACTTAGAGAATCCTCTGCAAGGTAAAGGCTCGCCCCAAGTTCCTGGTCCGGGCGGCCCTCCCGGTGGTCCGGGTGGCCCTGGAATTCCCGGCGGTCCTCCTCCAGGTCCTGGCGTCCCCAATAGAAACGGTGGTGGACCCAATGGCGGGGACAACCAAGACCCGAATGGATCTACCGTGGAGTTTACCAGCAATGGTCGAGTTGTTACCCTGACCGTCGAAATCGACTGGTCGCGAAATATTTTCGATGCCCGAATCGCAGCTATTCTTGATGGTAAAGTGGATCAGCAGCGGTCGAAAGCCATCCTACTGGCCCAGCGAGCTCACTGGACATCGTTGGCCAAGCCTCTGAAGGAATTCCAGCGAGTCGGCGAATTTCCATACGGGGCTTTCCCGCGAAAATCCAATCCAGACCGCTTCATGCTGCCTTTCCCGGCCGATCAGCGAGTCAGCTGGATGTGCGAACTTCTTCCCGCTCTCGGTTATGATGCTCTCTCCCGGGATATTTTCCGGGATCTTCCTTGGAATCACTCCTCGAACCTCAAAGCAGGCGTTCGCTGGATTCCGGAATTCCTAAGTCCGGCTCAGCCCAGTAACACCTGGCGAGTGGAACTGCCTAGCGTTCGGCATCAGGACCTGGGGGCTACGCACTTTGTGGGCCTCTCCGGTATCGGCCTCGATGCTGCAGATCTTCCGGATACTCCGGAGAATGCCAAGAAACTGGGAATCTTCGGCTACGATCGCAAGACCAAATTCGCGGACATCGTCAATGGTGACGGCGCTGCGAACACGATCTTTGTAATGCAGGTGGCTCCAAATATTCCGCGTCCCTGGATTCGCGGCGGCGGTACGACGGTACAGGGAGTTCCTGAAACGAACAGCATGGCTCCCTTCCGAGTCATGCAACCCGATCAACGATTTGGAAACTATGCGATGATGGCTGATGGTTCGGTCCGCTACATCACTTCCAATATCTCTGATGATGTCTTCAAAGCAATGGTGACCTACAAGGGGGGAGAGAAGCTTGCCGATCTCGATCAGGCTGCCCCCAAGGAAGATCCCCAAGGTGTCGAAATCAAAGCCAACGTTCGCAACTTGCGAGCGGGGGAATCGGTTTTGTCCGACTGGCGCGAACATGAAATTAAAGAGGTTTATCTGAAAGTTCGAACGCCAGGCGGCATTCAAAGTGAAGATATCAAGGATGGTAGAAGTATAGTAATCGAAAGTTTTTACAGCTGTCCCTCGATCAATAACCCCATCTTCACCGTTCACATTGCTCCGACCGATTTCATCCTGGCCCTCGACGGTGATAATCAAGCGGATCTGGATCGCTTGATGGGAGCCCTGTCCAAACGAGCGATCGCCCCGGAGAAAGTGGAAAAGAAGAAATACGGCAATAAGAACTGCCGCCGCTTCGAATTGCAGATGGCCAAAGGCCGTTATGCAAATTTGATGTTTATCTCTGCGGGTAAAGTCGTGATTCTGGAAGTACCGATCGGACAAGTCAAGGATACCGATATCGAGACATTTTTCAGCTCAATCAGAACGGATGAGCCCAAGTTCGTTCGCGGTTGGCAACCCTTCGAACTTTCGCAGTCGGGTACCAAAGTCACCCTCGAAATGCCGGCTACTCCCGAGCAACTTTCCTCGGCCGCCAATCCGTTCCAGAAACTGTTCGTTTATCGCGATCGTTTCAACAAGGTAGGGGCTCAGTTCGAAGTCGAAATCGTCAGCGGTACTGAATACCCCGCAAACGACTACGATGGCAAGAAGGTCGAGAAAGAAATCGAATCGATGAAGCGGCCCGGAGTGGAGATCTATCAGATGGAACCTGTTCTAACGAATGAATTGCACGGTTTGCAATTCCGGATGCGGGTTACCACGGTGGATAAGGACAAGAAAGAGAAAGTGGAAAATTCGGTCAACCGGATTTATCTCTTCAACAACACGAAGGTCCGGGTTCGAATCCGCTTCTCCGATCTGGCAACCGAAGCGGAAATCAAACGCTACATGAACTCTGTGAAGCTCGAACAGCCCAAGAATTAAGTTCTCAAAGCACCCACATAGAGCCACGATGAATAATCGTGGCTTTTTTTATTTACCGAAGAGGTCCTGAATATCGGGACAGACCAGATGCGTTTTCCAATGATCGCTGGAAGTTGGAAAATCGCTGCGGAAATGCGTGCCCCGCGATTCCGTGCGCTTCAGCGCGGAATCGATCATTGCCCGGGCAACCGTCAGCAAATTCTGCAGTTCCCAGCCCTTCTGAGTGTCGAACTGCTTCACCAGAGCATAGCGGCACCAGAAATCGACATCCTGACGGGCTTCGGTCATCCGCTCCTTAGAACGGACGATTCCCATCTTTCGAACCATCAAGCTCCGGAGAGAGTTGGTCATATCGTCGATATCCAACCATTGCTTGGCGTAAGGTTCGATTTCGAATTTGAACGCTGCGACCGAGTTTAGGACTCCTCCTTCGCGTACGGCACGGACAGCCCCGTGAGCGCAGAGAGACCCGTAGACCAAGCCCTCGATCAGACTATTGGAAGCCAACCGATTCGCCCCGTGTAAACCGCTGGAAGTGACCTCCCCTGCCGCCCAAAGATTGCGAACGGAGGTCCGTCCAGTCTCGTCGACCACGATACCCCCGATCATATAGTGGGCCCCGGGTCGCACGGGAATACGGTCCTTGGTAATATCCAGCCCGAAAGTCTTGCAAACTTTGGCAATTCCGGGGAATCTCTTATGAGTCATCGCGGGATCGAGATGAGAAAGATCCAGATAGACGTTGGGATGTTGCGTGCGTTCCATGCATCGAAAAATTGCTTGCGAAACGATATCGCGGGGGGCCAATTCCGCCCGAGGATCGTCCTTCAGCATGAATCGTTCGCCGTTCACATCGCGAAGGTAGGCCCCTTCGCCCCGGACGGCTTCGCTGATCAAATGGCGTGCCGATCCGGCGACATAAAGTACGGTCGGGTGAAACTGCATAAACTCCATGTCTTGGAGTTTCGCCCCCGCACGGTAAGCGGCGGCCATACCATCCCCTGTTGCCACGGGAGGATTGGTCGTCTCCCGGTAAACCATGCCGCAACCGCCCGAAGCCAGAATCACCTGGCGGGCCCAGATCATCACTTTTCCCATCGGCTCCTTGTAAACCAGGGCACCGAGACATTCGTTTTCTTTTGTCAGCAAATCGAGCGTAAACGTGCCATCCAGAAGTTCGATATTGGGAGCGGCCTTCGCCCGCTCGATAAGAGCCCGCATCACCTCCCAACCCGTGGCATCGCCTAAAGCGTGCACGATACGGCGATGGCTGTGTCCCCCCTCCCGGGTGAGGGCGAGTTCCCCATTTTCGCGATCGAAAATCGTACCGAATTTGACGAGATCGGCGATTTGTTGCGGAGCTTCGCGAATCACCATCTCGACGATTGCCGGATCGCACAGCCCGGCGCCCGCGACCAGAGTATCATCAATGTGATTTTCGAACGTATCCTCGGGGGATAGAACGCCGGCAATACCTCCTTGAGCATAGGAGGAATTGCTTTCCCGAAGTTTGTCCTTGGTGATTAGCAGAACTTGTAAGTCACTGGGAATCTCCAGTGCGGCCCGGATGCCAGCGATGCCCGCTCCGATAATCAGCACATCGGCGAAGCGATGGTATTCGCGGCGGGTATCAAAAGAGACTAGAAATCTATTGGGAACCATACCCAATAGTGTAGGGAGTAAACGGTTGCTGAATCGAGCTACTTCGGATCCCCGGAACCGGAAGCCGATCCCGAAGTGGCCCGCTTGTAGGCGTCGTCGAAACCCGGAGGAGCGTTACCGCGGGTTCCGCGCTCAGTTTTGGAGTCGGAATTTCCTTCGAGCTTGATGGTTTCGCTGCCGCGATTGAGCATACTGGCCCCTTTGGAGCGGGAACCCGATTTCGCTTCCTTCTTTTCCAGCTCCACCAGTCGCTGGCGTTCGCGGTTTAAGGCTTCTTCGGCCGATTTCAGGAACTGCTCGTACTGTTCGGGGGTCATTTCGACCTGTTTCAGCATTTCCTTGTTCGACTTATTTTTGCGGAAATCCTCCAACTGCAGTTCCGCGGCCTTGACCTTATTTTTAAGATCAGCCACCATCGGATCGATCTTATCCTCACCGCCTCCGGAAGCGGGATTGACTGGGAGTTCGCCCTTCAAATTGCCATCCTTGGGAGCCTTGCCGCCGAGTTTATTGCCTTCCTGATCCTTCTTGGCCAGTTCGCCCTTGTCCATCTTGGGATCTTTGGAATTTTTGGGATCGGCTTTAGGATCCTGTTTCGGATCCCCCTGGGCAGTATCCTCCTTGCCCTCTTTCCCTTTAGAAGCGGCATTATCGCCCTCTTTCTTGGCCGCGTCGTTCTTACCTTCCTTGCCTCTGGGTGCTGGCTCTTTGTCCTTGGGTCGATTTTGAGCCAATTCATCGGCCTTTTTCTTCAGTTCCTGCAGACCCTTCTGAACTTCCGGATCCTGCATCTGTTTGGCGAGATCCTGCATCATCTTCTGCATTTCAGGATCTTTCTTCAGCAGATCCTGAAGTTCCTTCGCGGCCTGTTCCTGCTGTTTCTGATCCTTGGCCTGTTGAGCCAGATCTTTTAAGTCGTTCTTTCGAGCTTGATCCATGGCGTTTTTCATCGCCTCTTCCAGGTTCTTCCGCTTTTCCGGATCCTTGGCCTGATCGAGCATATCTTTCATCATCTTGCCGGCCATGTCTCGGGTTTTAGGATCCTTCATGAGATCGGCGATATTCTGCTTCTGCTGGTCGGAGGATTTCTCGCCAGATTTCTGAGCAGAATCTTTCAGACTGTCCTGCCGAGCTTTATCGGCAGCATTCCGCAATTCCTGAGCGGCCTCGGGATTTTTCTTCTCCATCTGGTCGGCCAGTTTCTCGGCTTGCTGGCGATTTTTCGGATCTTTCAGCATCTCCTCGAGATCCTTTTTCGCCTGCTCGGTGGATTGGCCGCCGTCATTCTTTTCCGTGTTTCCAGTGGCGTTTTTCTGCGTCTTATCGCCGTCTTTGGGTGCGTTCTGGTTCGGATCTTTGTTCTCGGGCTTACTTTGCTTCTTGGTCAGACGGTCGACATCCTTTTCCATTTTCTCCTGGGCTTTGGCGTTATCGCGAGCCTCGTCCACTTTATTTTTCAAGTCGTTTCGCGTCTGATCGTTCGGGGCATTCTTTTCCCATTCTTTCGCTTTCTTCTCCGCCTCGGCTCTCAGCTTCTCATCGCGTAACAAGCGTTCGAGCCGGTCCTGCTTGGCTTTGTCGAATTTGGCGTCCTTACTGTTCATTTCTCGGTCGAGCTGATTCATCTCCTGCTGGAGATCAGGCTGTTCCGAGCCGCCTTCGTTCGATTTACCTCCCGACTGCTTCGTATTCTGTTTACCGGGCTCGTTTTTCGCCTGTTGATTGGCTGCGCGATTTTGCTGAGCCTGCTCCATTTTCTGAGCCGCTTCCTTCCCGGCCTGAGGATCGTTCTTTTCGAGGTTCTTCTGTTCCTTGGCTGCCTGCTCCTGATCGCGGGGGTTATTCGATTCGGCGTTTTTAGCAATCTGATCGACGTTTTCCTTCTGGCCTTTCTGAGCCGAATCCTTCATCTGTTTCTGGAAATCTTCCTTCTTCTTCTCATCGCCCGCGTTCTTGGCCAGATCGTCCTTCATCTTCTCGGCCATCTGGCGCGTTGCCGGATCCTGCATCAGTTTGTCCATCTCCTTTTTGCCCTCGGCCTGCCGATTGGGATCGTCCGATTGCATCTTGGAGGCGGCTTCTTTGAGATTATTTTCCCGGCCCTTATTCATGGAATTTTCGAGTGCCTGCTGCTGCTGTTGAGCACCACCCTCACTCTTCTGATTAGCTTTTTCCTCCGCCAACTTCTGACCATTTTGCCGGGAATCCGGGTTCTGCATCTTCTGATCCAGATCCCGCTGCGCTTTTTGAGCCTCCTGGGGATCGGGGGATTTCGACTTCTTGGAAAGCTGATCGATATCCTCTTTCTCCTGGGCATTCTTCTTGGTTTGCTCAACATCCTTTTCAAAGTCTCGCTTCTTCTGGGGATCCTGGATGTCGTTCTTCATCTTGTCCAGTTCGTTCTGCATTTCCTGCTTTTTCTTCGGATCCCGTAACAGACGATCGACATCCTCTTTCTGCCGGCTATTCATCTTGTAGTCTTTGGAGGCGATTTCCCGGGAAAGTTCGCCCGGTTCGGGCGGAGTGCCTTGCTGGGAATTCTTCTCATCCGGTTTGCCCGGTGAACCGGGGCCCGATTCCGACTTCGACGGGTTCGACTGATCTTTCTTGGGATCAGCCGATTCCTTGGGCATTGGGGCGGTTTCGGATTTTTCGTCCGATTTGCGGCCGGGATCATTCTTTGTCCCGTCGGCCTTCGGCTGAGGATTACTTCCCTTGACGGGTTGCGATTTGGGACTTCCTGACTCTCCGGGCATTGGGGACTGCTCCGGAGGATTGTTCGATTCCTTGCCCGATGGATCTTTTTTGGCCTGCGTATTCTTGTCGTTCAAAGCTTTCTGAATTCTGTCGGCCTGGCGCTGGAGTTCTTTATCCTTTTCGGATTCGCCACCGGATTCCGAACCTGGTTTTGTGTCCTTGTCGTCGACCCCTTTATTTTCCTTATTCGGCATGGCCTTTGGGTCGGCTTTGCGGTTCTTTTTCTCAGCGCCGGGCTGATTATTGGAATTCTCCGAACCCGGATCGCGACTTTGCGTTTTCTGATCGTTCGAATTACCCTGGCCGGGATTCTTCCCAGGTTGATCCTGGGCATTCGGATCCTTCTTGGGCACCTCGGGCTGGCCGTTGGCATTTTTGGGTTCTCCAGGTTGATTCTCCCCGGGCTGTTTGGGCTCCGGCTGGGCCGGATCGCGCTTTTCTTCCTCGTTCTTCTTGTCCTGCTGCGCGTCGAATTGCTGCTTTTCCTTGGCGAATTCCTCGCGTTTTTTCTGTTGTTGCTGAACCTTGTCTGCCGCTTTTGCGGGCGCGAGGATCTTGACTTTCTGACGATTGGAATAGCCCCGGTTAGGCCCCGGCGGTACGTCGCAATTGTCGATGGCTTCGAGCCAGTACTCGATGATCATGCCTTCGGCGATCTGGAATTTGGGATCGAAGCCGCGGAGTTGACTCAGTTCCACCTGATCCTTATAGTTCAGGAGAGTGGGGTAGGAATTATCCTTCTCTCGCTTGAATTCCTTCCCATCGCGATAGGGTTTTTCCTTCAACGCTTCGACGCGCGGCGCGACCACTTCCATTCTCAGATTCATACGGCTGATGCCGTGGTCGTCGGTGGCGATTCCTTCGACTTTCAAGGTGTCGTTCAAAGGCAACTCGATCATTTCTTCCTTGGGCAAAGTGATCCGAACTTGAGGAAGTTCATCGCGGAGCACGCGAATAACTAGCGGCCGGGGATCGGATTCCCCTTCTCCCGTGGTGGGAGTAAATCGAATTACGCAGGTTTTATCTTCGTCGAGTTTGGGCAGCTTGAATTTCAGGGCCATCGGTTGATCTGGGATCGGTTCGCCGACAACCTCCAGAGTCGCCTTGTTGATCTCATCGGGAATTAGAAGCCGCCCGGATTTCACAGGCCGATTACCATAGGCCGTGATCGTCACTTCGGTGCCTCGGATAGCTTCGATGTCCGGAGTTTTCTCATTTTCCAGCATCTGCATTTTCCAGCGCAGATATTCGGGATACTGGAACTTCAAATCGAACTTGGTGAAAACCGGCTTGGCATCCAGAAGCGCGATCCGATATTTCTGCGGGTCGCTGTTTCGATCTCCTTCGGTGGTGGTGAAGAAAATTCGATAGCCGCCGTTCTTTTCCATGGGGAATCGGAATAGGAGTGCGTCCGGACGATCGGCCGGAATCTCGGCATCATAAGTTCGCGGCTGCCCTTCGATTTGCAGGTAGCCGCTTTTCACCGTGCGGTTGGTGCTGGCCAGCAGTGTAACTTCCGTGCCGTAGTAGTTGAAGAGATTCGGGTCGTTGGTCTTTTCATCCGGCTTACCGAGATAAGCGGGCAGCTTGTAAATCACATCGAATCCGGTCAAAATCGGAATGATTTTGCAGGTGATGTGATGTTTGGGTGTCTCCACGCCAGCGGCGCGAAGCTGGTAATCGAAGCCTTTACGAACCTGATTCCCTTTGACGGTGATGCCCCAAAGTCGGCGATCATCAACGGAAACGTCCAGGGCGCGATCTTCGAAGTTTTCGGGATCCTCCGGATTGTACCAGATGCGAAGTTTGGCAGAGTCCGGATCGGTCGCTTTGGGAATCCGGCCGAGAATACGAACCTCGAAACGTATGTCCTCCCCAGAGAAGACTGTGGTATCGCCTTCCTTAGGAGTTTCCTGCACAAGATCCGTACGGGTCGGTGGCAGGAAGAAAACAACTGCCGCGCCCAGCGCAAAGAAGCCGGCGAGGCAGGCCGTCCAGAGGAAGGATTTCGCCTCGCCAATTTTGGTCAGGTCGGCCTGCTTCAGATCTTTGGCGGCTTTAGCACTGAGAGCGACTTTGATGGACGGGGCAACCTTTTCATCCTCGTGCAAGTCAATCCAGTTCACCACACTATTTTTGTGATCGGCGATGGCCTCTTCAACTTTACGCGCCGCATAGTAGGGATTGATGGTGTTGCGACTTTTGCGAAACAGCTGGATGTAGGCATAGATCCCAGATATAAGCAGGAAGCAACTCAAGGCCGCCCAACCAACACCCGGCTTCGTGGAAACGTAGCGGTCGATGAGTAATGCGACAAAAAGAAATAGGAAGAACGAAGCCAGTACAGTCAGCGAAACCGAGAGGATATCGACCAGACGTATCCTCTTGCGAACTTCTTCGATCTGTTTGCCAACAAATTCTTCGTATTTAGACGCATTTGCCTTCGGGGCGTCGAGCAGCGTGGCCATGCGATAGTCTCTCTCGATGAATCCGGCCAATAATCCGGGGATGATACTAATTAATTATAGTTCGGCGTCCCAGGATTTGAAACGGATCTGTACCTAACTATTTCGACGAGTGAGAATCCCCCGAAGTTGTTTATTTCGGTGGATTTTCCCGGTCATCGCCCTGTAATTTCCCATGCTCGACGGCAATTTCCGCCGCTAAGCGGGCATTTTCCACAATCAAACCGCGATTCGCCTTCAATGTCCGCCCTTCACTGAGTTCGGCAATCCGCTTCAAAAGAAACGGCGTCAGTGCCGATCCGGCGATGTTGAGTCGTTCGGCATCCCTCTCCGCCCGATTCAACCAGGTCAGAAAATCATCCGGCTCAATCGATAAATCCCGTGAAATCGGATTCGTAACGAGAATGCTGTCCTGAGTGAATGCCGAGAGCTCGGCGAT
The genomic region above belongs to Telmatocola sphagniphila and contains:
- a CDS encoding DUF1559 family PulG-like putative transporter yields the protein MAVSSGFKQQCPSCEASVPIKDDSLVGKKIDCPKCKYRFVVEQPAASPSDDEEEKTEKKAAPVKNSSKGKPLPRRDEDEEEGGEAKPAKKKAGSNNMMLVGGGLGGLAVILLIGAYAMGMFGGEDKPVASNKTSTSTPPPRPAVTPSSNPSNEQPPATETPAAPTEPPANSTPTAQSDPSVPASSGGDPTNLLPNETQFVFHLNMNKFYGSPIGNRLFASETKTKDFVYQNLGIPADKIKEVVVGAHTIEGWSFTVVRSSTPFDPVKVRNSLGLAPGHSSVRNYKYSLIKYNPLIETLAAYVQDIVNDNLGDSDLKLFHGLPDRKIAAFLVDTSTLVVGDESVVTKFLKDDLKPSTKSTLSTGALSDSNAPAGDDSEGSGRGGKGGGAPQGPGSGGPTPPPGPGSGGPTAPPGPKSFPGPGGPGGPGGPGGRGGNNVQNYTNNSSYLTISPTLKLMMNRLEDSPTGVVASCAFSLPDLSGLGGAAMGVVKNQFLPGSDSDLVKKSTPVFGFVLKEIDQKRAALSVLLEQNVKDDVAQKIAAAGNQFLKPLIAALIESEFNIKVKQNGGGRGPGGFPNGPGVPGGPGGPGGPGGPGRPGQGGPGSNAQSYSNPDQGQGPDLENPLQGKGSPQVPGPGGPPGGPGGPGIPGGPPPGPGVPNRNGGGPNGGDNQDPNGSTVEFTSNGRVVTLTVEIDWSRNIFDARIAAILDGKVDQQRSKAILLAQRAHWTSLAKPLKEFQRVGEFPYGAFPRKSNPDRFMLPFPADQRVSWMCELLPALGYDALSRDIFRDLPWNHSSNLKAGVRWIPEFLSPAQPSNTWRVELPSVRHQDLGATHFVGLSGIGLDAADLPDTPENAKKLGIFGYDRKTKFADIVNGDGAANTIFVMQVAPNIPRPWIRGGGTTVQGVPETNSMAPFRVMQPDQRFGNYAMMADGSVRYITSNISDDVFKAMVTYKGGEKLADLDQAAPKEDPQGVEIKANVRNLRAGESVLSDWREHEIKEVYLKVRTPGGIQSEDIKDGRSIVIESFYSCPSINNPIFTVHIAPTDFILALDGDNQADLDRLMGALSKRAIAPEKVEKKKYGNKNCRRFELQMAKGRYANLMFISAGKVVILEVPIGQVKDTDIETFFSSIRTDEPKFVRGWQPFELSQSGTKVTLEMPATPEQLSSAANPFQKLFVYRDRFNKVGAQFEVEIVSGTEYPANDYDGKKVEKEIESMKRPGVEIYQMEPVLTNELHGLQFRMRVTTVDKDKKEKVENSVNRIYLFNNTKVRVRIRFSDLATEAEIKRYMNSVKLEQPKN
- the nadB gene encoding L-aspartate oxidase — translated: MVPNRFLVSFDTRREYHRFADVLIIGAGIAGIRAALEIPSDLQVLLITKDKLRESNSSYAQGGIAGVLSPEDTFENHIDDTLVAGAGLCDPAIVEMVIREAPQQIADLVKFGTIFDRENGELALTREGGHSHRRIVHALGDATGWEVMRALIERAKAAPNIELLDGTFTLDLLTKENECLGALVYKEPMGKVMIWARQVILASGGCGMVYRETTNPPVATGDGMAAAYRAGAKLQDMEFMQFHPTVLYVAGSARHLISEAVRGEGAYLRDVNGERFMLKDDPRAELAPRDIVSQAIFRCMERTQHPNVYLDLSHLDPAMTHKRFPGIAKVCKTFGLDITKDRIPVRPGAHYMIGGIVVDETGRTSVRNLWAAGEVTSSGLHGANRLASNSLIEGLVYGSLCAHGAVRAVREGGVLNSVAAFKFEIEPYAKQWLDIDDMTNSLRSLMVRKMGIVRSKERMTEARQDVDFWCRYALVKQFDTQKGWELQNLLTVARAMIDSALKRTESRGTHFRSDFPTSSDHWKTHLVCPDIQDLFGK